The DNA sequence TCACCATTATCTTTTTTAGAGCATGGCAAAAAAAGTGTTTAATGGATTTTTAACATTGTTTAGGTCATCCTAGTGTTATGATTAAGACCATGATCATTTTTGTAACCAAAGTATAAAATCTCAACCATTATTCTCTAATTATGTATCAATCTTCTCAATATTGTTCAGGGAATGTCCCCTTGACttgaaggaagccatatctagTGTATGTTTTGCTGCACCAAGGTGTGCAGATTTGCCAGAGTTGTTGCAGGTTCAGATGCTATTTGCTGCCAAATATGGGAAGGAATTTTTATCTGCTACGACTGAGCTCAGGCCAGACTGTGGTGTTAATCGCCAGGTTCCATGAATTTTTATGCTATACAaacttttgcttttcttttgtgataaaacattttcatacAGAGCCATTTTCTTGTATGACATTCTCCATGTGAATTTCAATTGCAGTTGATAGAGCTGCTTTCAATTCGTGCTCCTTCACCAGAAAAGAAACTGAACCTTCTAAAAGAAATTGCTGTTGAGCATGATTTAGATTGGGATCCAGAAGCTTCAGAAACTGAGTTCTTTAAAAAGCATGAAGATTTATTGGTAAGTGTTAGGCCATAGTGACCAACTAGATGGGAAAAAAATTGGCAATAATATGGTAAATTCTTTCTTTCACACACTATTATCTTACATTACACGTGCTTTCCTTGTCAGAATGGCCCCACCCAATTCGTTAGTGGGTCTAAGTTGCCCCTTCCTGATGAAAAACACAATGAAGAGATGCACTCCACTCATGATGCACCCAATAAAGAACAACCTGATTCTGATTCTGGCTCCGACACATTAGAATTTCCTGAAGTTCCTAAGGTATCAGTCCAGCCAAATGCAAATGTTGCCACAGCTCCAGAAATGGTTACACCTTTGACTATGGAACCCCTCGAGGTTGATCTTGATTCACCAAGACATTCTGGAGATTTTGCAGATGCAAAACAGGAGCAAGTTGAAGATAGATCATCAGTTCACAAAGATGAACCCCACACTTCAATTTGCAAAACGGAGAATAAACAGTTTTTGCCATTCATCTCCCCTCCATCTGTATCATCTGGATCATTTTCTGCAAGACATAGTGACTCACCTCCCTCCTTCTCAAGCACAAAATCTGAAGGCAATGTGGACTTACAGGATGTGTTGGCTGCTGCCCATGCTGCTGCTGAAACTGCTGAACGTGCAGCAGCGGCAGCTCGCAGCGCGGCCAGCCTTGCTCAACTCCGAATTAATGAGCTGACAAAGAAGAAAAGTAGTGAACATGTGCCTGACAGCAGTAGCTCTGAGAACCCGTTTTATGCTGGTGGCAGTAATGAATCTCCAACAATAATAGAAAAGCATTTCACTGAGCAAAATACTGCAGGTAACTCTGATGTCCATAATGGAAACGATGTTGAACATCACCAGGATCATTATGCTTCCccagactctcattca is a window from the Glycine max cultivar Williams 82 chromosome 2, Glycine_max_v4.0, whole genome shotgun sequence genome containing:
- the LOC100805899 gene encoding uncharacterized protein; the protein is MAMFDSIFNKGFKAAKCKTLLKLTIPRIKLLRNRREIQLKNMRREIAKLLETGQEATARIRVEHIIREENMMAAQEIIELFCELIAVRLPIIESQRECPLDLKEAISSVCFAAPRCADLPELLQVQMLFAAKYGKEFLSATTELRPDCGVNRQLIELLSIRAPSPEKKLNLLKEIAVEHDLDWDPEASETEFFKKHEDLLNGPTQFVSGSKLPLPDEKHNEEMHSTHDAPNKEQPDSDSGSDTLEFPEVPKVSVQPNANVATAPEMVTPLTMEPLEVDLDSPRHSGDFADAKQEQVEDRSSVHKDEPHTSICKTENKQFLPFISPPSVSSGSFSARHSDSPPSFSSTKSEGNVDLQDVLAAAHAAAETAERAAAAARSAASLAQLRINELTKKKSSEHVPDSSSSENPFYAGGSNESPTIIEKHFTEQNTAGNSDVHNGNDVEHHQDHYASPDSHSSSFPSFETLKEDFASSLPNDHRVLDDKSSSHQPKRLPSMDDDSYFSYPNLFTSQNSNVGSQAHSDNSRSPHSDNSRSPHDL